One Rhinolophus sinicus isolate RSC01 linkage group LG06, ASM3656204v1, whole genome shotgun sequence DNA window includes the following coding sequences:
- the LBHD1 gene encoding LOW QUALITY PROTEIN: LBH domain-containing protein 1 (The sequence of the model RefSeq protein was modified relative to this genomic sequence to represent the inferred CDS: inserted 4 bases in 3 codons): protein MDLVPGSSEDGPWPKDSPGSFQHPESPRXLWKDRGEIDSVESHQDGQVVSQNTHLPSIVVEASEVSEEXNELQWPHEELLXTDDEEEEAEVFQDQSEEPGWIWSPLDPRSPLRTFNPELSWRKEQIEQDASWILEDSECQEAPNPCLLWHPATGFHVCRSRFMDYSHLLPPRSFERK from the exons ATGGACCTTGTGCCAGGGAGCAGTGAGGATGGGCCTTGGCCCAAAGATAGCCCAGGCTCCTTCCAGCATCCAGAAAGTCCTA CTCTCTGGAAGGACAGAGGAGAAATTGACAGTGTTGAAAGTCACCAAGATGGTCAG GTTGTCTCTCAAAATACCCATCTGCCCTCCATTGTGGTAGAAGCCTCTGAGGTAAGTGAAGA GAATGAACTCCAGTGGCCACATGAGGAGCTGC TTACTGATGATGAGGAAGAAGAGGCTGAGGTCTTCCAGGACCAAAGTGAAGAGCCAG GCTGGATTTGGAGCCCACTGGACCCCAGATCTCCCTTAAGAACCTTTAACCCAGAACTCAGCTGGAGGAAAGAACAGATAGAACAAGATGCCTCCTGGATTCTTGAGGACAGTGAATGTCAGGAAGCCCCCAACCCCTGTCTTCTCTGGCACCCAGCAACAGGCTTCCATGTCTGCAGAAGCCGCTTTATGGACTACTCCCATCTCTTGCCTCCCAGGAGCTTTGAGCGTAAGTAG
- the HNRNPUL2 gene encoding heterogeneous nuclear ribonucleoprotein U-like protein 2: protein MEVKRLKVTELRSELQRRGLDSRGLKVDLAQRLQEALDAEMLEDEAGGGGAGPGGACKAEPRPVAASGGGPGADEEDDEEEEEDEEALLEDEDEEPPPAQASGQAAQPPPEPPEAAAMEAAAEPDASEKPAEQATAESGGVNGGEEQGTGKGEEDEPEERSGDETPGSEAPGDKAAEEQGDDQDSEKSKPAGSDGERRGVKRQRDEKDEHGRAYYEFREEAYHSRSKSPPPTEEEAKDEEEDQTLVNLDTYTSDLHFQVSKDRYGGQPLFSEKFPTLWSGARSTYGVAKGKVCFEAKVTQNLPMKEGCTEVSLLRVGWSVDFSHPQLGEDEFSYGFDGRGLKAENGQFAEFGQTFGENDVIGCFANFEAEEVELSFSKNGEDLGVAFRINKESLADRALLPHVLCKNCVVELNFGQKEEPFFPPPEEFVFIHAVPVEERVRTAVPPKTIEECEVILMVGLPGSGKTQWALKYAKENPEKRYNVLGAETVLNQMRMKGLEEPEMDPKSRDLLVQQASQCLSKLVQIASRTKRNFILDQCNVYNSGQRRKLLLFKTFSRKVVVVVPNEEDWKKRLELRKEVEGDDVPESIMLEMKANFSLPEKCDYMDEVTYGELEKEEAQPLVTKYKEEARKLLPPSEKRTNRRNNRNKRNRQNRSRGQGYVGGQRRGYDNRAYGQQYWGHSGNRGGYRNFYDRYRGDYDRFYGRDYEYNRYRDYYRQYNRDWQNYYYHHPQDRDRYYRNYYGYQGYH from the exons ATGGAGGTGAAGCGGCTGAAAGTGACCGAGCTGCGGTCGGAGCTGCAGCGGCGGGGCCTGGACTCACGCGGCCTCAAGGTGGATCTGGCGCAGCGGCTGCAGGAGGCGCTGGACGCCGAGATGCTCGAGGACGAGGCCGGCGGTGGCGGGGCCGGGCCTGGCGGGGCCTGCAAGGCGGAGCCTCGGCCTGTGGCCGCGTCGGGCGGCGGCCCGGGTGCGGATGAGGAGGACgacgaagaggaggaggaggacgaggaggcgCTGCTTGAGGACGAGGACGAAGAGCCACCCCCTGCCCAGGCCTCGGGCCAGGCCGCGCAGCCGCCGCCAGAGCCCCCGGAGGCGGCAGCCATGGAGGCCGCGGCCGAGCCGGATGCTTCCGAGAAGCCGGCGGAGCAGGCCACGGCCGAGTCAGGTGGGGTAAATGGTGGCGAAGAGCAGGGCACCGGCAAGGGGGAGGAAGACGAGCCGGAGGAGCGGAGCGGGGACGAGACGCCGGGATCCGAGGCGCCGGGTGACAAGGCCGCGGAGGAACAGG GAGATGACCAAGATAGTGAAAAGTCAAAACCAGCAGGCTCAGATGGTGAGCGGCGGGGGGTAAAGAGACAGCGGGATGAGAAGGATGAACATGGCCGAGCTTACTATGAATTCCGAGAGGAGGCTTACCACAGCCG CTCAAAGTCTCCACCACCCACCGAAGAAGAGGcaaaagatgaggaggaggatcAAACTCTTGTGAACCTGGACACGT ATACCTCGGATCTCCATTTCCAAGTGAGCAAAGACCGCTATGGAGGGCAGCCACTTTTCTCAGAGAAGTTCCCCACGCTGTGGTCTGGGGCAAGGAGTACTTATGGAGTGGCAAAGGGGAAAGTCTGCTTTGAGGCCAAG GTAACCCAGAATCTCCCAATGAAAGAAGGCTGTACAGAGGTTTCTCTCCTTCGAGTTGGATGGTCTGTTGATTTCTCCCATCCACAGCTAG GTGAGGATGAATTCTCTTACGGTTTTGATGGACGAGGACTCAAGGCAGAGAATGGGCAGTTTGCAGAATTTGGCCAGACTTTTGGGGAGAATGATGTCATTGGCTGCTTTGCT AATTTTGAGGCTGAAGAAGTAGAACTTTCCTTTTCCAAGAATGGAGAAGACCTAGGTGTGGCATTCCGGATCAATAAGGAATCCCTGGCAGACCGGGCCCTCCTACCCCATGTCCTCTGCAAAAATTGTGTTGTAGAATTAAATTTTGGTCAGAAGGAGGAGCCCTTCTTCCCACCACCAGAAGAGTTTGTGTTCATCCACGCTGTGCCTGTTGAGGAGCGCGTGCGCACTGCAGTCCCTCCCAAGACCATAGAGGAGTGCGAG GTGATTCTGATGGTGGGACTGCCTGGATCTGGAAAGACCCAGTGGGCACTGAAATACGCAAAAGAAAACCCTGAGAAAAGATACAATGTCCTGGGAGCTGAGACTGTCCTCAATCAAATGAGG ATGAAGGGGCTTGAGGAGCCAGAAATGGACCCCAAAAGCCGAGACCTTTTAGTTCAGCAAGCCTCCCAGTGCCTTAGTAAACTGGTCCAGATTGCTTCCCGGACAAAGAGGAACTTCATTCTTGATCAG TGTAACGTGTACAACTCTGGCCAACGACGGAAACTATTGCTGTTCAAGACTTTCTCTCGGAAAGTGGTGGTGGTTGTCCCTAACGAGGAAGATTGGAAGAAGAGGCTGGAGTTGAGGAAGGAAGTGGAGGGAGATGATGTGCCTGAGTCTATAATGCTGGAGATGAAAG CCaacttctctctgcctgaaaaaTGCGACTATATGGATGAGGTGACATATGGGGAGCTGGAGAAGGAGGAAGCTCAGCCCCTTGTCACTAAGTACAAGGAGGAGGCAAGGAAGCTGCTACCCCCCTCCGAGAAGCGGACAAACCGCCGAAACAATCGAAACAAGCGCAACCGGCAGAACCGAAGCCGAGGCCAAGGCTATG TGGGCGGGCAGCGCCGAGGCTACGACAACCGGGCCTACGGGCAGCAGTACTGGGGGCATTCTGGAAACAGAGGG ggTTATCGTAATTTCTACGATCGGTACAGGGGAGACTATGATCGATTCTACGGCCGAGATTATGAGTACAACAGATACAGAGACTATTACAGACAGTACAATCGGGAT TGGCAGAATTACTACTACCACCACCCCCAGGACAGAGACCGATACTACAGGAACTACTACGGTTACCAAGGGTATCATTGA
- the UBXN1 gene encoding UBX domain-containing protein 1, with translation MAELTALESLIEMGFPRGRAEKALALTGNQGIEAAMDWLMEHEDDPDADEPLAAPLGHTLGREPTSSEQAGPEGPESSAGEGKPILSEEERQEQTKRMLELVAQKQREREEREEREALERERQRRRQGQELSAARQRLQEDEMRRAAEERRREKAEELAARQRVREKIERDKAERAKKYGGGVGSQPSPTTEPGPVPSSPSQEPPTKREYDQCRIQVRLPDGTSLTQTFRAREQLAAVRLYVELHRGEEPGGDQDPVQLLTGFPRRAFSEADMERPLQELGLVPSAVLIVAKKCPS, from the exons ATGGCGGAGCTGACGGCTCTGGAGAGTCTCATCGAGATGGGCTTCCCCAGGGGACGCGC GGAGAAGGCTCTGGCCCTCACAGGGAACCAGGGCATCGAGGCCGCGATGGACTG GTTGATGGAGCACGAAGACGACCCCGACGCGGACGAGCCGCTAGCAGCCCCCCTTGGACATACCCTGGGACGGGAACCCACCTCCTCGGAGCAAGCTGGTCCTGAAG GACCTGAGTCTTCCGCGGGAGAAGGCAAACCCATTTTGAGTGAAGAGGAAAGACAGGAACAGACTAAGAG GATGTTGGAGCTGGTGGCCCAGAAGCAGCGGGAGCGTGAAGAAAGAGAGGAGCGGGAGGCATTGGAACGGGAACGGCAGCGCAGGAGACAAGGGCAAGAGCTGTCCGCTGCCCGACAGCGGCTACAGGAAGATGAGATGCGCCGGGCTGCTGAGGAGCGGAGGAGGGAAAAAGCTGAAGAGTTAGCAGCCAG ACAAAGAGTCCGAGAAAAGATCGAAAGGGACAAAGCAGAGAGAGCCAAGAAG TATGGTGGTGGTGTGGGTTCTCAGCCATCCCCAACAACAGAGCCGGGTcctgttccctcctctcccagccaGGAGCCTCCCACCAAGCGGGAGTATGACCAGTGCCGCATACAG GTCAGGCTGCCAGATGGGACGTCACTGACGCAGACGTTCCGGGCGCGtgaacagctggctgctgtgagGCTCTATGTGGAGCTCCACCGTGGGGAGGAACCTGGAGGGGACCAGGACCCTGTGCAGTTGCTCACTGGCTTCCCCCGGCGGGCCTTCTCAGAGGCTGACATGGAGCGGCCCCTGCAGGAGCTGG GACTTGTGCCTTCTGCTGTCCTCATTGTGGCCAAGAAATGTCCCAGCTGA
- the CSKMT gene encoding citrate synthase-lysine N-methyltransferase CSKMT, mitochondrial, with translation MAALRGTLHVATLAAGTRRALGSLAGSCLADRCLWDKLHAQSLLGSVPTFDWFFGYEEAQGLLLPLLQGARAACPLRVLDVGCGTSSLCTGLYTKCPHPVDVLGLDFSPVAVAHMNRLLEGGQGQTPLNPGHPASRLHFMQADVQNLEPVASSGSFQLVLDKGTWDAVARGGLPGAYQLLSECLRVLSPQGTLIQFSDEDPDVRLPCLEQGSQGWTVTVQELGPFRGITYFAYLVQGSQ, from the exons ATGGCTGCGCTGCGCGGAACCCTCCACGTGGCGACCTTGGCTGCGGGGACGCGCCGCGCCTTGG GCTCCCTGGCTGGTAGCTGCCTGGCAGACCGCTGCCTCTGGGATAAACTCCACGCCCAGTCCCTTCTGGGCAGCGTCCCCACCTTCGACTGGTTCTTTGGGTATGAGGAAGCCCAAGGGCTCCTCCTGCCGCTGCTGCAGGGTGCCCGAGCTGCCTGTCCACTGCGTGTGTTAGACGTGGGCTGTGGGACCTCGAGCTTGTGTACAGGCCTCTACACCAAGTGCCCGCACCCTGTGGACGTGCTGGGGCTGGACTTCTCTCCTGTGGCTGTGGCCCACATGAATAGACTCCTGGAAGGTGGCCAAGGCCAAACACCCCTGAATCCTGGGCACCCTGCCTCCCGCTTGCACTTCATGCAGGCTGATGTCCAGAACCTGGAGCCCGTAGCTTCTTCAGGCTCCTTTCAACTAGTGCTGGACAAAGGCACCTGGGATGCTGTTGCCCGGGGTGGCCTGCCTGGGGCTTACCAGCTGCTGTCAGAATGCCTGAGGGTCCTTAGCCCCCAGGGGACCTTAATTCAGTTCTCAGATGAGGACCCTGATGTGCGGCTGCCCTGCCTGGAGCAGGGATCTCAAGGCTGGACTGTGACTGTGCAGGAGCTTGGCCCTTTCAGGGGCATCACCTACTTTGCTTACTTGGTTCAAGGTTCTCAATAA
- the LG06H11orf98 gene encoding uncharacterized protein C11orf98 homolog, which produces MGAPGGKINRPRTELKKKLFKRRRVLNRERRLKHRVVGAVIDDGLITRHHLKKRASSARANITLSGKKRRKLLQQIRLAQKEKAAMEVEAPAKPARTTEPRPKSQKKTKAPQDVDMENLEDGS; this is translated from the exons ATGGGTGCCCCGGGAGGGAAGATCAACCGGCCCCGAACG GAGCTGAAGAAGAAACTGTTCAAGCGACGGCGTGTGTTGAACCGGGAGCGGCGACTGAAGCACCGGGTGGTCGGGGCTGTGATAGACGACGGGCTGATCACGCGGCACCACCTCAAGAAGCGGGC GTCCAGTGCACGTGCCAACATTACTCTGTCTGGGAAGAAGCGCAGAAAACTCCTCCAGCAGATCCGGCTTgcccagaaagagaaagcagccaTGGAAG TGGAAGCCCCGGCAAAGCCAGCCAGAACTACTGAACCACGGCCCAAATCGCAAAAGAAGACAAAAGCCCCCCAGGATGTAGACATGGAGAACCTTGAAGATGGGAGTTAA
- the BSCL2 gene encoding seipin isoform X1 has translation MSKEMADQKEAGGKEAYRDQMKESDKEEPPAASSHGQGWHPGGKTARNSRPEPGARPSAVSTMVNDPPVPAMLWAQEVGHVLAGRARKLLLQFGVFFCTILLLLWVSVFLYGSFYYSYMPTVSHLSPVHFYYRTDCDPSTSLLCSFPVANVSLAKSGRDRVLMYGQPYRVTLELELPESPVNQGLGMFLVTISCYTRGGRIISTSSRSVMLHYRSDLLQMIDTLVFSSLLLFGFAEQKQLLEVELYPEYRENSYVPTTGAFIEVHSKRIQLYGAYLRIHAHFSGLRYLLYNFPMTCAFVGVASNFTFLSVIVLFSYMQWVWGGIWPRHRFALQVNIRKRDGSRKEVQGRISARQPGQEESTQLSDITEDGESPEDPSGTEGQLSEEEKPDQQPLSGEEELEPEASDGSGSWEDAALLTEANLPASAPALAPETLGSSEPSGGSLRQHPTCSSS, from the exons ATGTCTAAAGAAATGGCAGACCAAAAAGAAGCTGGAGGAAAAGAGGCGTACAGAGACCAGATGAAAGAATCGGACAAAGAG GAACCTCCAGCTGCTTCATCCCATGGCCAGGGGTGGCATCCAGGTGGCAAAACAGCTAGGAACTCAAGGCCTGAACCCGGGGCCAGACCCTCTGCAGTCTCCACCATGGTCAACGACCCACCAGTACCTGCCATGCTGTGGGCCCAGGAGGTGGGCCACGTGTTGGCAGGCCGTGCCCGAAAGCTGCTGCTGCAATTTGGGGTGTTCTTCTGTACCATCCTCCTCCTGCTCTGggtgtctgtctttctctatgGTTCCTTCTACTATTCCTACATGCCGACAGTCAGCCACCTCAGCCCTGTGCATTTCTACTACAG GACCGACTGTGACCCCTCCACCTCCTTACTCTGCTCCTTTCCTGTTGCCAACGTGTCCCTAGCTAAGAGTGGACGTGACCGC GTGCTGATGTATGGACAGCCGTACCGCGTTACCTTAGAGCTTGAGCTGCCAGAGTCCCCTGTGAATCAAGGTTTGGGCATGTTCTTGGTCACCATTTCGTGCTACACCAGAGGCGGCCGAATCATCTCCACTTCTTCACGCTCC GTGATGCTGCATTACCGCTCAGACCTTCTCCAGATGATTGACACACTGGTCTTCTCTAGCCTCCTGCTGTTTGGCTTTGCAGAGCAGAAGCAGCTCCTGGAGGTGGAGCTGTACCCGGAATACAGAGAGAACTCG TATGTGCCGACCACCGGAGCATTTATCGAGGTCCACAGCAAGCGCATCCAGCTGTATGGCGCCTACCTCCGCATCCATGCCCACTTCTCTGGGCTCAG GTACCTGCTGTACAACTTCCCAATGACTTGCGCCTTCGTCGGTGTTGCCAGCAACTTCACCTTCCTCAGCGTCATCGTGCTCTTCAGCTACATGCAGTGGGTGTGGGGAGGCATCTGGCCCCGACACCGCTTCGCTTTGCAG GTAAACATCCGAAAAAGAGACGGTTCCCGAAAGGAAGTCCAGGGAAGGATCTCTGCCCGTCAGCCAG GCCAAGAGGAGTCAACCCAGCTATCAGACATTACAGAGGATGGTGAGAGCCCTGAAGATCCCTCCGGGACAG AAGGCCAGCTGTCTGAGGAAGAGAAACCCGATCAGCAGCCCCTGAGTGGAGAGGAAGAGCTAGAGCCAGAGGCCAGTGATG GTTCAGGCTCCTGGGAAGATGCGGCCCTGCTGACAGAGGCCAACCTGCCTGCTtctgcccctgccctggccccGGAGACTCTGGGCAGCTCTGAGCCCTCTGGGGGCTCTCTCCGGCAGCACCCCACCTGCTCCAGTTCCTAA
- the UQCC3 gene encoding ubiquinol-cytochrome-c reductase complex assembly factor 3, with product MAAFRKALVAGAILGVGAGVGSALFVLVTPGEEQIQAMLKEMPGQDPRGREETARNKQLVLATLQEAAATQENVVWRKNWMGAGGGRSA from the exons ATGGCGGCTTTTCGCAAAGCGCTGGTTGCGGGCGCAATCCTGGGCGTGGGGGCTGGCGTGGGCTCCGCGCTCTTTGTCCTCGTGACCCCGGGAGAGGAGCAGATTCAGGCGATGCTTAAG GAGATGCCGGGGCAGGACCCGCGGGGCAGGGAAGAGACAGCCAGGAACAAGCAGTTAGTGCTGGCCACTCTGCAGGAGGCAGCGGCCACGCAGGAGAACGTGGTCTGGAGGAAGAACTGGATGGGCGCCGGCGGCGGGAGGTCAGCGTAA
- the BSCL2 gene encoding seipin isoform X2, whose amino-acid sequence MVNDPPVPAMLWAQEVGHVLAGRARKLLLQFGVFFCTILLLLWVSVFLYGSFYYSYMPTVSHLSPVHFYYRTDCDPSTSLLCSFPVANVSLAKSGRDRVLMYGQPYRVTLELELPESPVNQGLGMFLVTISCYTRGGRIISTSSRSVMLHYRSDLLQMIDTLVFSSLLLFGFAEQKQLLEVELYPEYRENSYVPTTGAFIEVHSKRIQLYGAYLRIHAHFSGLRYLLYNFPMTCAFVGVASNFTFLSVIVLFSYMQWVWGGIWPRHRFALQVNIRKRDGSRKEVQGRISARQPGQEESTQLSDITEDGESPEDPSGTEGQLSEEEKPDQQPLSGEEELEPEASDGSGSWEDAALLTEANLPASAPALAPETLGSSEPSGGSLRQHPTCSSS is encoded by the exons ATGGTCAACGACCCACCAGTACCTGCCATGCTGTGGGCCCAGGAGGTGGGCCACGTGTTGGCAGGCCGTGCCCGAAAGCTGCTGCTGCAATTTGGGGTGTTCTTCTGTACCATCCTCCTCCTGCTCTGggtgtctgtctttctctatgGTTCCTTCTACTATTCCTACATGCCGACAGTCAGCCACCTCAGCCCTGTGCATTTCTACTACAG GACCGACTGTGACCCCTCCACCTCCTTACTCTGCTCCTTTCCTGTTGCCAACGTGTCCCTAGCTAAGAGTGGACGTGACCGC GTGCTGATGTATGGACAGCCGTACCGCGTTACCTTAGAGCTTGAGCTGCCAGAGTCCCCTGTGAATCAAGGTTTGGGCATGTTCTTGGTCACCATTTCGTGCTACACCAGAGGCGGCCGAATCATCTCCACTTCTTCACGCTCC GTGATGCTGCATTACCGCTCAGACCTTCTCCAGATGATTGACACACTGGTCTTCTCTAGCCTCCTGCTGTTTGGCTTTGCAGAGCAGAAGCAGCTCCTGGAGGTGGAGCTGTACCCGGAATACAGAGAGAACTCG TATGTGCCGACCACCGGAGCATTTATCGAGGTCCACAGCAAGCGCATCCAGCTGTATGGCGCCTACCTCCGCATCCATGCCCACTTCTCTGGGCTCAG GTACCTGCTGTACAACTTCCCAATGACTTGCGCCTTCGTCGGTGTTGCCAGCAACTTCACCTTCCTCAGCGTCATCGTGCTCTTCAGCTACATGCAGTGGGTGTGGGGAGGCATCTGGCCCCGACACCGCTTCGCTTTGCAG GTAAACATCCGAAAAAGAGACGGTTCCCGAAAGGAAGTCCAGGGAAGGATCTCTGCCCGTCAGCCAG GCCAAGAGGAGTCAACCCAGCTATCAGACATTACAGAGGATGGTGAGAGCCCTGAAGATCCCTCCGGGACAG AAGGCCAGCTGTCTGAGGAAGAGAAACCCGATCAGCAGCCCCTGAGTGGAGAGGAAGAGCTAGAGCCAGAGGCCAGTGATG GTTCAGGCTCCTGGGAAGATGCGGCCCTGCTGACAGAGGCCAACCTGCCTGCTtctgcccctgccctggccccGGAGACTCTGGGCAGCTCTGAGCCCTCTGGGGGCTCTCTCCGGCAGCACCCCACCTGCTCCAGTTCCTAA
- the LRRN4CL gene encoding LRRN4 C-terminal-like protein translates to MLGSPCLLWLLAVSFLVPRVHPLAPEDFEEGEEDETPLPAVLCDYDRCRHLQVPCRELQKASPTACLCPGLSSPLQPPSPPRLGEVHVVAEESSAVVHWCAPSSPVQQYWLLLWEGSGAPQKGPPLNSTIRRAELKGLKPGGAYVVCVVASNSAGESSLPWAGGQGPEGTGGPSFGPCGRLAVPPRPLSLIHAAVGVGTALALLSCGALVWHFCLRQRCGCPRRARPDASL, encoded by the coding sequence ATGCTGGGCTCTCCCTGCCTTCTGTGGCTCCTGGCTGTCTCCTTCTTGGTTCCCAGAGTGCATCCCTTGGCCCCTGAAGACTTTGAAGAAGGGGAGGAAGATGAGACACCTTTGCCAGCTGTCCTCTGTGACTACGACCGCTGCCGCCACCTGCAGGTGCCCTGCAGGGAGCTGCAGAAAGCCAGCCCGACGGCCTGCCTGTGCCCGGGGCTCTCCAGCCCTTTGCAGCCGCCCTCTCCGCCGCGCCTGGGAGAAGTGCACGTGGTGGCCGAGGAGAGCAGTGCGGTAGTGCACTGGTGTGCCCCCTCCTCCCCGGTCCAGCAGTACTGGCTGCTGCTTTGGGAAGGCAGCGGGGCTCCCCAAAAAGGCCCCCCCCTCAACTCTACCATCCGCCGAGCAGAACTGAAGGGACTGAAGCCCGGGGGCGCTTATGTTGTTTGTGTGGTGGCCTCTAACTCGGCAGGAGAGAGCAGCCTGCCCTGGGCAGGTGGCCAGGGCCCCGAGGGCACTGGCGGCCCTTCCTTTGGGCCCTGCGGCCGGCTGGCCGTGCCCCCACGACCTCTCAGCCTGATCCATGCAGCTGTGGGTGTGGGCACGGCGCTGGCTCTGCTGAGCTGTGGCGCCCTGGTCTGGCACTTCTGCCTGCGCCAGCGCTGTGGCTGTCCGCGCCGCGCTCGGCCTGACGCGAGCCTCTGA
- the GNG3 gene encoding guanine nucleotide-binding protein G(I)/G(S)/G(O) subunit gamma-3: MKGETPVNSTMSIGQARKMVEQLKIEASLCRIKVSKAAADLMTYCDAHACEDPLITPVPTSENPFREKKFFCALL, translated from the exons ATGAAAGGGGAGACCCCTGTGAACAGCACTATGAGTATTGGGCAAGCCCGCAAGATGGTGGAACAGCTTAAGATTGAGGCCAGCTTGTGCCGGATAAAG GTTTCCAAGGCAGCAGCAGACCTGATGACTTACTGTGATGCCCACGCCTGTGAGGATCCCCTCATCACCCCTGTGCCCACTTCAGAGAATCCCTTCCGGGAGAAGAAGTTCTTCTGTGCCCTCCTCTGA